The proteins below come from a single Psychrobacter sp. FDAARGOS_221 genomic window:
- the recO gene encoding DNA repair protein RecO, which translates to MRNEPLHAYSLHQRAFQDKRSIYYLLTKEHGVLHGIAKKGIPQFAPLTLFATGKKSLKTLQQVNIATTVPSLVGQQQYAALYVNEITLKLLPVEDSVPIIYEQYNQTMCHLQQPLDLQQLKLVLRRYEYVLFNELGFAIDLEFDSEQLAIDAKANYRFAADRGWVRIDEESGDSNDHLSQHVETLTGDQIIVMRSGIDEQSLDSWSLVHRQLVDHLFDYQPLQSRILWQQFHRYQ; encoded by the coding sequence TTGCGTAATGAACCTTTGCACGCTTATAGCTTGCATCAAAGAGCCTTTCAAGACAAACGTAGTATTTACTATTTGCTGACCAAAGAGCACGGCGTATTACATGGTATTGCCAAAAAAGGCATTCCCCAGTTTGCGCCGTTAACGCTTTTTGCAACCGGTAAAAAATCTCTTAAAACCCTACAACAAGTTAATATTGCAACCACAGTACCGAGTTTGGTCGGGCAACAGCAATATGCGGCGCTTTATGTGAATGAGATTACGCTGAAGCTATTACCGGTCGAAGACAGCGTGCCTATCATCTATGAGCAATACAATCAAACCATGTGTCACTTGCAGCAACCGCTTGACTTACAACAGCTCAAGCTGGTGCTTAGACGCTATGAATATGTGTTGTTTAACGAGCTTGGTTTTGCAATCGATTTAGAGTTTGATAGTGAGCAACTGGCTATTGATGCAAAGGCTAATTATAGGTTTGCTGCAGATAGAGGCTGGGTAAGAATAGATGAGGAGAGTGGTGATAGTAATGACCACTTAAGTCAGCATGTCGAAACGTTAACTGGTGATCAGATAATTGTTATGCGCTCAGGTATTGATGAGCAAAGTTTAGACAGCTGGTCACTGGTACATCGACAGCTGGTTGATCACTTATTTGATTATCAACCGCTACAAAGCCGTATACTTTGGCAGCAATTTCATCGTTATCAATAA
- the era gene encoding GTPase Era: MLDDFFSGDAQRLPEDYRAGYVAIVGRPNVGKSTLMNHMLGQKLSITSRKPQTTRHRIHGILSSEDMQAVFVDTPGIHSNEVRLINERMNKAALSALVDVDLVLFVVDGEQWREDDLLTLEKIGETETPVVLVINKADTIKDKGSILPLIETYHENFDFSDIVPVSALKSKNLDRLQEVIRSHLPQGAPIYDTEQITDRSERFLASEIIREKIMRLAGDEVPYDLTVQIDEFKDEAAHIDPKTGRKRKAVTFIDATIFVERNGQKAIVIGDKGSRIKQVGIAAREDMEALFERKIMLNLWVKVKQGWSDDARALSSLGY, translated from the coding sequence ATGTTAGATGACTTCTTTAGCGGTGACGCACAGCGTTTGCCTGAAGACTATCGAGCCGGTTATGTTGCCATTGTTGGTAGACCGAATGTTGGTAAATCTACCTTGATGAACCACATGTTGGGTCAAAAGTTATCGATTACTTCACGTAAGCCACAAACCACGCGTCACCGTATTCACGGCATTTTATCGAGTGAAGATATGCAGGCGGTATTTGTTGATACCCCTGGTATTCACAGTAATGAAGTACGCCTGATTAATGAGCGTATGAACAAAGCAGCACTGTCTGCTTTGGTTGATGTGGACTTAGTGCTTTTTGTGGTTGATGGTGAGCAATGGCGTGAAGATGACTTATTAACCTTAGAGAAAATAGGTGAGACTGAGACCCCTGTGGTATTGGTTATTAATAAAGCCGATACCATCAAGGACAAAGGCTCCATTTTACCATTGATTGAAACCTATCATGAAAACTTTGACTTCTCTGATATCGTACCGGTTTCAGCATTAAAGAGTAAGAATCTAGATCGTCTGCAGGAAGTAATTCGTTCACATCTGCCTCAAGGTGCACCGATTTACGATACTGAGCAAATTACCGATCGCAGCGAGCGTTTCTTGGCCAGTGAAATTATTCGTGAAAAGATTATGCGTCTAGCTGGCGATGAAGTACCTTATGATTTGACGGTTCAAATTGATGAATTTAAAGATGAAGCGGCGCATATTGATCCTAAAACAGGACGTAAGCGCAAAGCGGTCACCTTTATTGACGCCACTATTTTTGTTGAGCGTAATGGTCAAAAAGCGATTGTTATTGGTGATAAAGGCAGCCGTATTAAACAAGTGGGCATTGCTGCTCGTGAAGATATGGAAGCCTTGTTTGAGCGCAAAATTATGCTTAACTTATGGGTTAAAGTGAAGCAGGGCTGGTCAGATGATGCTCGAGCGTTAAGCAGCTTAGGGTATTAG
- the rnc gene encoding ribonuclease III — MSMSKQVPRQRYTNFEQGLQSLQTQLGYRFQDTSLAKLALTHRSFDGKINYERLEFLGDALLGMIIGEALYYQYPKQNEGRLTRMRATLVRQESLVEVAQKLGLSSHLILGIGERKGGGRERASILADTVESLIGAIYLDSQSIDVVKACVLDWFSELIANVNDQRVLKDAKSRLQEWLQGYKFELPNYDLLETQGNAPNQIFIVRCEVDVPHTTAIVESGESRRIAEQKTAEKMINQLNKLVNDRVIKLKS, encoded by the coding sequence ATGTCCATGTCAAAGCAGGTGCCCAGACAACGATATACTAACTTTGAGCAAGGTCTCCAAAGTTTACAAACACAACTAGGCTATCGCTTTCAAGATACCAGTTTGGCAAAGCTTGCGCTGACCCATCGTTCTTTTGATGGCAAGATAAACTATGAGCGCCTAGAGTTCTTAGGTGATGCGCTGTTAGGGATGATTATTGGTGAAGCGTTATATTATCAATATCCCAAGCAAAACGAGGGTCGTTTAACGCGAATGCGTGCTACCTTAGTGCGTCAGGAATCGTTGGTTGAAGTGGCGCAAAAGCTGGGCTTGTCTTCACATCTCATATTAGGCATTGGCGAGCGCAAAGGCGGCGGTCGAGAGCGAGCCTCTATCCTTGCAGACACCGTAGAGTCATTAATTGGTGCTATATACCTAGACTCTCAAAGTATAGATGTGGTCAAAGCCTGCGTGTTAGATTGGTTCTCAGAGCTGATTGCCAATGTTAACGATCAGCGGGTCTTAAAAGATGCCAAGAGTCGACTACAAGAATGGTTGCAAGGCTATAAGTTTGAGCTGCCCAATTATGATTTATTAGAAACACAGGGTAATGCGCCCAATCAGATATTTATTGTGCGCTGCGAGGTCGATGTCCCTCATACCACAGCTATTGTCGAGTCAGGAGAGAGTCGACGTATCGCTGAACAAAAGACAGCAGAAAAAATGATCAATCAGTTAAATAAACTGGTCAATGATCGCGTCATTAAGTTAAAAAGCTAG
- the lepB gene encoding signal peptidase I, giving the protein MPVKQAEREYRQAKRNVSITQNLSDPKASKEHFLIRWAHDYFIVLAVVLVVRSFIIEPFNIPSSSMVPTLYTGDYVAVNKYAYGIRLPLSYNKVIDTGNPEHGDVVVFRFPENPKIYYIKRVIGLPGDTVSFNQGQLSVNGEPVPTKPVDFTADEVLTDRLYTPVKGNGMQREVSEQEAISAARTEESGARYFQEQLGTHSYLRRYLAPSLQGSNYSNFLQQSLDYEGSWEVTVPEDNYFVMGDNSDRSEDGRYWGFVPDENLAGKAVYVWMHKKPGLTNLPTFSYNRSID; this is encoded by the coding sequence ATGCCTGTTAAGCAGGCAGAGCGTGAGTATCGTCAAGCCAAGCGTAACGTTAGCATCACGCAAAATTTAAGTGATCCTAAAGCATCAAAAGAGCACTTCCTAATTCGCTGGGCACATGATTACTTTATCGTGCTTGCTGTGGTTTTAGTGGTTCGCTCATTTATTATTGAGCCGTTTAACATCCCTTCATCATCAATGGTGCCTACCTTGTATACCGGCGACTATGTTGCGGTCAATAAATATGCTTACGGTATTCGTCTGCCACTGTCGTATAACAAAGTGATAGATACCGGAAATCCTGAGCATGGTGATGTGGTCGTATTCCGTTTCCCTGAAAATCCTAAGATTTATTATATTAAGCGGGTAATTGGTTTGCCCGGTGATACGGTTAGCTTTAATCAAGGCCAACTCTCGGTCAATGGTGAGCCTGTACCGACTAAGCCAGTTGACTTTACCGCTGATGAAGTGTTGACCGATCGCTTATATACCCCAGTTAAAGGTAATGGCATGCAGCGTGAGGTGTCTGAACAAGAAGCGATCAGTGCGGCACGTACTGAGGAGTCTGGTGCCAGATATTTCCAAGAGCAGTTAGGCACACACAGTTATTTACGTCGTTACTTAGCGCCTAGTCTGCAAGGCTCAAACTACTCAAATTTCCTACAGCAGTCATTAGACTATGAAGGTAGTTGGGAAGTGACGGTACCGGAAGACAATTATTTTGTGATGGGTGATAACTCTGATCGCAGTGAAGATGGCCGCTATTGGGGCTTTGTACCGGATGAGAATTTAGCGGGTAAAGCGGTTTATGTCTGGATGCACAAAAAACCAGGATTGACCAATCTGCCAACCTTTAGCTATAACCGTTCTATTGATTAA
- the lepA gene encoding translation elongation factor 4, giving the protein MTALSNIRNFSIIAHIDHGKSTLADRFIQTCGALQDREMQAQVLDSMDIERERGITIKAQSVTLYYDHPNGERYQLNFIDTPGHVDFSYEVSRSLAACEGALLVVDAAQGVEAQSVANCYTAVDLGLEVLPVLNKIDLPQVEPERVIQEIEDIIGIEAIDAPRVSAKSGLGVDELLEALVEHIPAPTGDRDAPLQALIIDSWFDNYLGVVSLVRVRQGSLKKGDKILIKSTMDSHLVSSTGVFTPKPLETGKLEAGEVGFVIAGIKDIHGAPVGDTMTHASTPDVDLIPGFKQITPQVYAGLFPVDSGDFEKFREALQKLQINDSALFFEPDTSDALGFGFRCGFLGMLHMEIIQERLEREYDLDLITTAPSVIYEIKKKNGEIMLVDNPSKLPDPGFVEEFREPIARCNILVPQDYLGNVMTLCMERRGTQVDMRFMGKQVQLIFDIPLGEVVMDFFDRLKSVSRGFASLDYEFDRYEVDKLVKVDVLINGDKVDALAMICHQEQARYRGNQLVEKMKELIPRQMFDVAIQAAIGSQIIARSTVKAMRKDVLAKCYGGDVSRKKKLLSKQKEGKKRMKQVGSVEIPQEAFLAVLQVDNQ; this is encoded by the coding sequence GTGACCGCATTATCAAACATTCGAAATTTTTCAATCATCGCCCATATTGACCATGGTAAGTCGACCTTGGCTGATCGCTTTATCCAAACATGTGGCGCCCTGCAAGATCGTGAAATGCAGGCACAGGTTTTGGACTCAATGGATATTGAGCGAGAACGAGGCATTACGATTAAAGCCCAGTCGGTAACCTTGTATTATGACCATCCTAATGGCGAGCGATATCAGCTAAACTTCATTGATACGCCTGGACACGTTGACTTCTCATACGAAGTTTCACGTTCTTTGGCAGCCTGTGAAGGCGCGTTATTGGTCGTTGATGCCGCTCAGGGTGTTGAAGCTCAGTCTGTGGCGAACTGCTACACTGCGGTAGACTTAGGTCTGGAAGTATTGCCGGTATTAAACAAGATTGACTTACCGCAAGTTGAGCCAGAGCGTGTTATTCAAGAGATTGAAGATATTATTGGTATCGAAGCCATTGATGCACCGCGTGTTTCTGCTAAGTCAGGCTTGGGTGTTGATGAGCTATTAGAAGCCTTGGTTGAACATATCCCGGCACCTACTGGCGACCGTGATGCACCATTACAAGCGCTGATTATTGACTCGTGGTTTGATAACTATCTGGGCGTTGTCTCTTTAGTGAGAGTGCGTCAAGGTAGCTTGAAAAAAGGCGATAAGATTTTAATTAAATCGACCATGGATTCACATCTGGTTTCATCGACCGGTGTATTTACACCGAAGCCATTAGAGACGGGCAAACTTGAAGCTGGTGAAGTGGGCTTTGTGATTGCGGGTATCAAAGACATTCATGGCGCACCTGTTGGTGACACCATGACCCATGCTAGCACTCCAGATGTGGACCTGATTCCAGGGTTTAAGCAAATCACACCTCAGGTCTATGCTGGTTTATTCCCAGTAGACTCGGGTGACTTTGAGAAGTTCCGTGAAGCGCTACAAAAGCTGCAAATTAACGATTCAGCCTTATTCTTTGAGCCAGACACTTCTGATGCATTAGGTTTTGGTTTCCGCTGTGGCTTCTTAGGTATGCTGCATATGGAGATTATCCAAGAGCGTCTTGAGCGTGAATATGATCTAGACCTAATCACCACTGCGCCCTCTGTAATTTATGAAATCAAAAAGAAAAATGGCGAAATAATGCTGGTAGATAACCCATCTAAACTACCAGATCCAGGTTTTGTCGAAGAGTTCCGTGAGCCAATCGCACGCTGTAATATATTGGTGCCACAAGACTATCTGGGCAACGTGATGACCCTATGTATGGAGCGCCGTGGTACGCAAGTCGATATGCGCTTTATGGGTAAGCAAGTCCAGCTTATTTTTGATATTCCACTGGGTGAAGTGGTGATGGACTTCTTTGATCGCCTCAAATCAGTATCACGTGGTTTTGCGTCACTTGACTATGAATTTGACCGCTATGAAGTGGACAAGTTAGTTAAAGTGGATGTGTTAATCAATGGCGATAAAGTTGATGCGTTGGCAATGATTTGTCACCAAGAACAGGCCCGCTATCGTGGTAATCAGCTGGTTGAGAAGATGAAAGAGTTGATTCCAAGACAAATGTTCGACGTGGCGATTCAAGCGGCTATTGGCAGTCAGATTATCGCTCGTAGTACTGTGAAAGCAATGCGTAAAGACGTATTAGCCAAGTGTTATGGCGGTGACGTATCGCGTAAGAAAAAGCTACTTTCTAAGCAAAAAGAAGGTAAGAAGCGCATGAAGCAGGTTGGTAGTGTGGAAATTCCACAAGAAGCCTTCTTGGCGGTATTACAGGTAGATAACCAGTAA
- a CDS encoding MliC family protein, with protein MKKLVTLLPLSVVLAACATSPNATTGTQQTDKAYDRMAAEQFVCEDNASVQAKYSMDGEQAMLNVNLPKAKWENQPLTMQIAPSGSGSRYVNNESQNVAYDWHTKADMGIMTVTWANGNEYSVNCERR; from the coding sequence ATGAAAAAACTAGTTACTTTATTACCACTAAGTGTTGTTCTAGCTGCTTGTGCGACTAGCCCAAATGCGACAACTGGTACACAGCAAACAGACAAAGCTTATGACCGTATGGCAGCAGAGCAGTTTGTTTGTGAAGACAATGCAAGCGTTCAAGCTAAATACTCAATGGACGGCGAGCAAGCGATGCTAAACGTTAACTTGCCTAAAGCTAAGTGGGAAAACCAGCCACTAACGATGCAAATCGCACCATCAGGTTCAGGTTCACGCTACGTTAACAACGAAAGCCAAAACGTTGCTTATGACTGGCACACCAAAGCTGACATGGGTATCATGACAGTAACTTGGGCTAACGGTAATGAATACAGCGTAAACTGTGAGCGCAGATAA
- a CDS encoding DUF2799 domain-containing protein, whose product MKGAFWLLGIIVSVPLLTSCATLSKEECLTGNWESIGYADGAAGRSSDHLNRHNKACAKVGVATNYQMWEKGRQQGLKQYCTATNAYQLGKRGSQLNAVCPASVTPKLDRINADGRRYYSINQQIVNEKKKLKEYTDDYESLRNGSNLDFTDERDARSYLIELPPKIYQVQERIDRLEYQLQQLQQAVGY is encoded by the coding sequence ATGAAAGGAGCTTTTTGGCTGTTAGGGATAATTGTCAGTGTGCCGTTATTAACAAGCTGTGCAACCTTATCTAAAGAAGAGTGCTTAACCGGTAACTGGGAATCGATAGGTTACGCAGATGGCGCAGCAGGCCGGTCTTCAGATCATTTGAATAGACACAATAAAGCCTGTGCCAAAGTGGGTGTGGCAACCAATTATCAGATGTGGGAAAAGGGTCGTCAACAAGGATTAAAGCAATATTGCACCGCAACTAATGCTTATCAACTTGGTAAAAGAGGCAGTCAACTAAATGCGGTTTGTCCTGCATCAGTGACACCAAAATTAGATAGAATCAATGCCGACGGACGTCGTTACTATTCAATCAATCAGCAAATAGTTAATGAAAAGAAAAAGCTAAAAGAGTATACCGACGACTATGAGTCACTACGTAATGGCAGTAATTTAGATTTTACTGATGAGCGTGATGCCAGAAGCTATTTGATTGAGTTGCCTCCTAAGATATATCAGGTACAAGAGCGCATTGATCGTCTTGAATATCAGCTTCAGCAGTTACAACAAGCCGTCGGGTATTAA
- the nhaA gene encoding Na+/H+ antiporter NhaA — MLLQKIKNFFSYEAAGGVVLAIAALAAMIVANSPLHDWYVSFIHAPVVVQVGDLIIDKDAHHWINDGLMAVFFFLVGLELKREVLIGELSNIKQIILPAAAAIGGMIAPALVYVAFNHNNPEYLAGWAIPAATDIAFAIGILSLLGSRVPNALKIFLVSIAIFDDIGAILIIALFYTSDLSLLSLLIAGLCLPFLYMLNRRNVTAITPYIFFGIIMWIAVLKSGVHATLAGVLLALFIPMVNKDDPEHSPLEDMEHDLHGTVAFAILPLFAFANAGISLQGAGMEQLLHSVPFGIAAGLFIGKQVGIMTMCWLIIKFGLASLPNGTNFKQIYGVSLLCGVGFTMSLFISGLAFGGGTEGFDPRLGIILGSLISGIIGYFLLKTTLKPGVSPESSLDLTKG; from the coding sequence ATGCTACTTCAAAAAATAAAAAATTTCTTTAGCTATGAGGCAGCAGGGGGCGTTGTACTCGCAATTGCCGCTTTAGCCGCCATGATTGTGGCAAACTCTCCATTGCACGACTGGTATGTGTCATTTATCCATGCGCCAGTTGTTGTGCAAGTGGGAGACTTGATTATCGATAAAGATGCCCACCACTGGATTAATGATGGATTAATGGCGGTATTCTTTTTCTTAGTCGGCCTTGAGCTCAAACGAGAAGTGTTGATTGGTGAGCTGTCAAATATTAAGCAGATTATATTACCTGCAGCGGCAGCCATCGGCGGTATGATTGCGCCAGCCTTGGTCTATGTGGCGTTCAACCATAATAACCCAGAGTACTTGGCGGGTTGGGCAATTCCTGCCGCAACTGATATTGCGTTTGCCATTGGTATTTTGAGCTTATTGGGCAGTCGTGTGCCGAATGCGTTAAAGATATTCTTGGTATCGATTGCGATTTTCGATGATATCGGCGCAATTTTAATCATTGCGTTATTTTATACCAGTGATTTATCGCTATTGTCGTTGCTGATTGCCGGTCTGTGTCTGCCGTTTTTATATATGCTTAATCGCCGTAACGTTACTGCTATTACGCCTTATATTTTCTTTGGCATCATTATGTGGATTGCGGTATTAAAGTCAGGCGTGCATGCGACATTGGCAGGCGTGTTACTGGCGTTATTTATCCCTATGGTCAACAAAGACGACCCAGAGCATTCACCGCTAGAAGATATGGAGCATGACTTACACGGCACAGTTGCCTTTGCGATTTTACCGCTGTTTGCCTTTGCTAATGCCGGTATCTCATTGCAGGGCGCTGGTATGGAACAGCTGTTGCATTCGGTACCATTTGGTATTGCTGCCGGCTTATTCATCGGTAAGCAAGTCGGTATTATGACGATGTGCTGGTTGATTATTAAGTTTGGATTGGCGTCGTTACCTAATGGCACTAACTTCAAGCAAATATATGGTGTGTCATTGTTATGTGGTGTGGGCTTCACCATGAGTCTATTCATTAGTGGCCTAGCCTTTGGCGGCGGTACAGAAGGTTTCGATCCGCGTTTAGGTATTATTCTAGGCTCATTAATTTCAGGTATTATCGGTTATTTCTTATTAAAAACTACCTTAAAGCCGGGTGTTAGTCCTGAAAGCTCGCTAGATTTAACAAAAGGGTAA
- a CDS encoding TSUP family transporter → MELSLSIEIIIMLTAVATVAGFIDAIAGGGGLLTIPAMLLANIPPVMTLGTNKLQATSGALTASITMIKKGVVSPSKIKLAIIGAFVGSAVGTIAVQLSPPDMLEKLIPFLIAAIGIYTLFAPSLGEVEAEPRIKESTWQRIFSPLIGFYDGYVGPGTGMFFALGNVALRGKEIVSATGTAKVLNFSTNIASLIFFILGGKVIWSVGLAMMVGQTVGAFAGSHMVVKGGSKIIRPMIVIMCLAMITKYVFG, encoded by the coding sequence ATGGAATTGTCATTATCTATTGAGATTATTATCATGCTAACGGCAGTGGCAACCGTTGCAGGCTTTATTGATGCCATCGCTGGCGGCGGTGGCTTATTGACCATTCCTGCTATGCTACTGGCGAATATTCCGCCGGTGATGACCTTAGGTACCAATAAGCTACAGGCCACTTCTGGTGCCCTCACCGCCTCGATTACTATGATCAAAAAAGGCGTGGTATCACCATCCAAAATTAAACTGGCCATCATCGGTGCTTTTGTGGGTTCTGCTGTCGGCACCATCGCTGTTCAGCTATCACCGCCTGATATGCTAGAAAAACTGATCCCTTTTTTGATTGCCGCTATAGGCATTTATACCCTATTTGCACCCAGTCTTGGTGAGGTAGAAGCAGAACCTAGAATTAAAGAATCAACTTGGCAGCGGATATTTAGCCCCTTGATTGGCTTTTATGACGGCTATGTTGGGCCCGGCACTGGGATGTTTTTTGCACTAGGCAATGTTGCCTTACGAGGTAAAGAAATCGTTTCGGCCACGGGTACCGCCAAAGTGCTTAATTTTTCAACCAATATCGCCTCGCTGATTTTCTTTATTTTGGGAGGTAAGGTGATATGGAGCGTGGGCTTGGCAATGATGGTTGGACAAACCGTAGGTGCTTTTGCCGGGTCACATATGGTGGTCAAAGGCGGCAGTAAAATTATCCGCCCGATGATTGTCATTATGTGTTTGGCAATGATTACGAAGTACGTGTTTGGCTAA
- a CDS encoding LysR family transcriptional regulator, which yields MLELRHLQTLTALRAHGSLAAAADELHVTASAVSHQLKELENYYGVKLVNRRTRPLTFTPAGNVVLKLADSILPQVIRTKNNLKRLAHGQAGRLRLASECHSCFDWLMPILNQFRREWSDVELDFATGFDPEPHHLLSESDIDLLITTSDLDIDGICYQPLFTYESRLVLSPTHPLASKQLIEPSDVVDQTLIAYPVEAKRLDVIAKFMAPADLSFAKIRTTELTAMLIQLVASERGVAALPDWVAAEYEKKGWIVTRRLAAQTTDQTTAKATGKTTRQTLDNQKQGVYCQLFAATRESSSDVAYMQGFAKLLEGLVKP from the coding sequence ATGCTCGAGCTTCGCCACTTACAAACTTTAACCGCATTACGTGCTCATGGCTCTCTGGCCGCAGCTGCAGATGAATTACACGTGACCGCATCTGCGGTGTCACATCAACTAAAAGAGCTTGAAAACTACTATGGTGTCAAACTGGTCAATCGTCGTACTCGTCCGTTGACTTTTACACCTGCTGGTAATGTTGTTTTAAAGTTGGCCGACAGCATTTTGCCGCAAGTCATCCGTACTAAAAACAACCTAAAAAGATTGGCTCATGGCCAAGCAGGACGACTGCGTCTGGCTTCTGAATGTCACAGCTGTTTTGATTGGTTAATGCCCATTTTGAATCAGTTCCGCCGTGAATGGTCTGATGTGGAGCTCGACTTTGCGACTGGATTTGACCCCGAGCCGCATCACTTGCTCAGTGAAAGTGATATTGATTTGCTGATTACGACCAGCGATTTGGATATTGACGGTATTTGCTACCAGCCGTTATTTACTTATGAAAGCCGCTTGGTACTGTCGCCGACTCACCCACTTGCCAGCAAGCAGCTGATTGAACCCAGTGATGTGGTCGATCAGACCTTGATTGCCTATCCGGTAGAAGCCAAGCGCCTGGATGTCATCGCTAAATTTATGGCGCCTGCCGACTTAAGCTTCGCAAAAATTCGCACCACGGAGCTGACGGCGATGCTAATTCAGCTGGTTGCTAGTGAACGTGGGGTTGCAGCGCTTCCTGACTGGGTAGCGGCAGAGTATGAGAAAAAAGGATGGATTGTGACACGTCGGTTGGCAGCACAGACCACTGACCAAACGACGGCTAAAGCGACTGGCAAAACAACTAGACAGACGCTAGACAATCAAAAACAAGGCGTTTATTGCCAACTGTTTGCAGCAACCCGTGAGAGCAGCTCAGATGTGGCTTATATGCAAGGTTTTGCCAAGCTATTAGAAGGACTGGTTAAACCGTAA
- the crcB gene encoding fluoride efflux transporter CrcB yields the protein MQWIAIGLGAAIGACLRAWLAKLNPLHSWIPLGTLGANVLGGLLIGMAMVLFMRIGSAWHPNVKLFVMTGFLGGLTTFSTFSSEVFGLLNSGKIGAGIVLIGVHVLLTLIATAVGYYLMRTLL from the coding sequence ATGCAGTGGATAGCCATTGGCTTAGGTGCAGCAATCGGCGCTTGTTTACGTGCTTGGCTGGCCAAACTAAATCCACTGCACAGTTGGATACCACTGGGAACTTTAGGCGCGAATGTCTTAGGCGGACTGCTGATCGGTATGGCGATGGTGCTATTTATGCGTATCGGTAGTGCTTGGCATCCAAATGTGAAACTGTTTGTGATGACTGGGTTTTTAGGCGGACTGACGACTTTTAGCACGTTTAGTAGTGAAGTGTTTGGTTTGCTCAATAGCGGAAAAATTGGAGCCGGCATTGTGCTGATTGGGGTGCATGTACTACTTACCCTAATCGCAACCGCTGTCGGATACTATCTGATGCGGACGTTGCTATAA
- the tsaD gene encoding tRNA (adenosine(37)-N6)-threonylcarbamoyltransferase complex transferase subunit TsaD, which produces MKVLGLETSCDETGLAIFDSERLEQDGNGLVGQVLYSQIDLHATYGGVVPELASRDHIRKLVPLLDELLEQCQMSKDEIDAIAFTKGPGLIGALMTGALFGRSLAYGLDVPAIGVHHMEGHLLSPLLGANPPQFPFVSLLVSGGHTLLVAAHAIGEYEILGESIDDAAGECFDKAAKMLDLPYPGGPNVARLALDGDASAYDLPRPMLHKGLDFSFSGMKTAVHNLIKDTPGSDSDPKVRSDIAASFQHAVVDTLVKKCVKALKQTGMKQLVIAGGVSANLHLRESLETELAKNNATVHYAPLELCTDNGAMIAYAGYQRLQSGQADDLSVSCVPRWNISELPALS; this is translated from the coding sequence TTGAAAGTATTAGGTTTAGAAACATCATGTGACGAGACAGGGCTGGCTATTTTTGATAGCGAGCGCCTGGAACAAGACGGCAATGGTCTGGTCGGACAAGTACTGTATTCTCAAATTGATCTGCATGCGACCTATGGTGGCGTGGTGCCTGAGCTTGCCAGTCGCGATCATATTCGCAAGCTGGTACCGCTACTTGATGAGTTGCTCGAGCAATGCCAGATGAGCAAAGATGAGATTGATGCCATTGCCTTTACCAAAGGCCCAGGTCTGATCGGGGCTCTGATGACAGGCGCGCTGTTTGGGCGTAGTTTGGCTTATGGGCTTGATGTGCCTGCCATTGGTGTGCATCATATGGAAGGGCATTTGCTATCGCCACTGTTAGGTGCTAATCCACCGCAGTTTCCGTTTGTGTCATTGTTGGTATCCGGAGGACACACTCTGCTGGTGGCGGCGCACGCTATTGGTGAGTATGAAATACTGGGTGAAAGCATTGATGACGCGGCCGGCGAGTGCTTTGATAAAGCAGCCAAAATGTTAGATCTGCCGTACCCAGGCGGACCAAATGTGGCACGGCTAGCCCTTGATGGTGATGCCTCTGCTTATGATTTGCCACGACCCATGTTGCATAAGGGATTGGATTTTTCATTTAGTGGTATGAAAACTGCGGTGCATAATCTGATTAAAGATACTCCAGGCTCAGACAGCGACCCAAAAGTACGTTCGGATATCGCTGCCAGCTTCCAACATGCGGTAGTCGATACTTTGGTAAAAAAATGCGTTAAAGCGTTAAAGCAAACAGGTATGAAACAGCTAGTGATTGCTGGCGGGGTGAGTGCAAACTTGCATTTACGTGAAAGCTTAGAGACTGAGCTGGCCAAAAATAATGCCACTGTGCATTATGCACCGCTTGAGCTGTGTACAGACAATGGTGCGATGATTGCGTATGCGGGTTATCAAAGATTGCAGTCTGGTCAAGCTGATGATTTATCTGTCAGCTGTGTGCCAAGATGGAATATCAGTGAGTTGCCTGCGTTGTCATAA